Proteins found in one Zonotrichia leucophrys gambelii isolate GWCS_2022_RI chromosome 28, RI_Zleu_2.0, whole genome shotgun sequence genomic segment:
- the ZBTB7A gene encoding zinc finger and BTB domain-containing protein 7A yields MAGGVDGPIGIPFPDHSSDILSSLNEQRNNGLLCDVVILVEGQEFPTHRSVLAACSQYFKKLFTSGLVVDQQNVYEIDFVSADALSALLEFAYTATLTVSTSNVNDILNAATLLEIPAVRDVCTDLLERKILAKNDQMDTVDQIDQRNHLRAKEYLEFFQSNPVNGHQGSFPWTNPELRDLQRLNFRGQEEEEEANCNGLDFYSQATPTERPKASDCDPDSNPAMWLEREDEEQAGGGMFSPSQNGHYSSRGLATPAEEEGGTPRGPLDPQEAGDSPSFIPTGTETEDDAREVDDLAASALLQQMINSVGRQQLGDDDRKDEDGVMDYYLKYFGSSSEGDVYPSWSQKVEKKIRAKAFQKCPICEKVIQGAGKLPRHIRTHTGEKPYECNICNVRFTRQDKLKVHMRKHTGEKPYLCQQCGAAFAHNYDLKNHMRVHTGLRPYQCDSCCKTFVRSDHLHRHLKKDGCNGIPSRRGRKPRVREAGGASLPPTPTEDGSAPAPEAEDAAAGSEEQQQQQHFEENSNNEAPGLNVAGGSDEGNEQGLS; encoded by the exons ATGGCGGGTGGCGTGGACGGCCCCATAGGGATCCCGTTCCCGGATCACAGCAGCGACATCCTCAGCAGCCTGAATGAGCAGAGGAACAACGGGCTGCTGTGCGACGTGGTCATCCTGGTGGAAGGCCAGGAGTTCCCCACCCACCGCTCCGTCCTGGCGGCGTGCAGCCAGTACTTCAAGAAGCTCTTCACCTCAGGGTTAGTGGTGGACCAGCAGAACGTGTATGAGATAGACTTTGTGAGTGCGGACGCGCTGTCGGCGCTGCTGGAGTTCGCCTACACCGCGACCCTCACCGTCAGCACTTCCAACGTCAACGACATCCTCAACGCCGCCACGCTGCTGGAGATCCCGGCCGTCAGGGATGTCTGCACGGATCTCCTGGAGAGGAAGATTCTGGCCAAAAATGACCAGATGGATACAGTAGATCAAATTGATCAGAGGAACCATCTCAGAGCAAAAGAGTACCTGGAGTTCTTCCAGAGCAACCCCGTGAACGGCCACCAAGGCAGCTTTCCGTGGACCAACCCAGAGTTGAGAGACCTTCAGAGACTGAACTTCCGAGgccaagaggaggaggaggaggcgaaCTGCAACGGCCTGGACTTCTACTCGCAAGCCACCCCAACCGAAAGACCAAAGGCAAGTGACTGTGACCCCGACAGCAACCCGGCCATGTGGCTGGAGCGCGAGGACGAGGAGCAGGCGGGCGGCGGGATGTTCTCCCCTTCCCAGAACGGACATTACAGCAGCCGCGGCCTGGCCACCCCGGCCGAGGAGGAGGGGGGCACCCCCAGGGGCCCCCTGGACCCGCAGGAGGCCGGGGACTCGCCCAGCTTCATCCCCACGGGCACGGAGACGGAGGACGATGCCAGGGAGGTGGATGACCTGGCCGCCAGcgccctgctccagcagatgATCAACTCGGTGGGGCGGCAGCAGCTCGGCGACGACGACCGCAAGGACGAGGACGGGGTCATGGATTATTACTTGAAATATTTCGGCAGTTCCAGCGAGGGCGACGTGTACCCGTCCTGGTCGCAGAAGGTGGAGAAGAAGATCAGGGCGAAAGCATTCCAGAAGTGCCCCATCTGCGAGAAGGTGATCCAGGGCGCCGGGAAGCTGCCGCGCCACATCCGCACCCACACCGGGGAGAAGCCCTACGAGTGCAACATCTGCAACGTCAGATTCACCAG GCAGGACAAGCTGAAGGTGCACATGCGGAAGCACACGGGGGAGAAGCCCTACCTGTGCCAGCAGTGCGGCGCCGCCTTCGCCCACAACTACGACTTGAAGAACCACATGCGGGTGCACACGGGGCTGCGGCCGTACCAGTGCGACAGCTGCTGCAAGACTTTCGTCCGCTCCGACCACCTGCACAGGCACCTTAAAAAAGATGGATGCAACGGGATCCCGTCGCGGAGGGGCCGCAAGCCGCGGGTCAGGGAGGCCGGCGGGGCCTCCTTGCCCCCCACGCCCACGGAGGACGGGAGCGCCCCGGCCCCCGAGGCCGAGGACGCGGCCGCGGGCAgcgaggagcagcagcagcagcagcactttgagGAGAATTCCAATAACGAAGCGCCGGGATTGAATGTAGCAGGAGGGTCGGATGAGGGTAATGAGCAAGGACTCTcctaa